TAGTTTCACAACATTTGTTCATTCAATTAGATTAAAATTAGTATCTTCAATTTGTGTTTGTAACTTCCGAAATTTCTTATGACGTATATAAAGAGCttgtataaaaaaaactatcatttCAAGTTTTCTAAACCATACACTCCAATATAAACACAAAGATAAAAATAAGTTCTTATGATAACAATGTAACGCTTAAAACTTAAGAAGTGATTAATCACAAACAAATCAAGAATTACGGGGTTAGATTTAATACATATACATAAACCAAAGGGGTCAATTTAAATCATCGAAAACCACAACACTCACACGAaacggtgaagaagaagaaacataacaACACAAGCGGAAACAAGAGCGTTCAAGGACGTCCCAAACCCACACCGTGTGGCAGAAGAGTCCTTGAGTCCCTTGAAACCAATGTCGTAGGCAATACTACCGTCGGGTTTGAAAAGACCAAAGTTCCTCTCGGAAGTGGGACCCGGCTTCAGATTCTCGTTGAATAGAGCAAACACGTAAGCTTTCACCGCCATGTTTGGTCTGTACGGTGTGCCTTTTCTCTTCTTTAGTCGTTTTTTAAGATTCCGATTGTATGTTCTCGCGTTCTTCACCGATGCTCCGGCTTCATCTGGGTCGCCTTTTGATGCCCACCCTGTCTCCGAAACAATGACCTACGCATAATGTAAGTGAACTCACAACGTTACCTACGTTAATTAATCATCTTGTTCAAAGGTCTTTTGATAGCGTGTATGTGGTCTTTTAAGGGGACAAATgatgtgaccgaccccaaaatCCAATACCGTATCCACCTTATTTTAGTAGTTAAAAGtctgatttttctatatatacacatttttatacaaatcaaatataataatttaagttaaaaatgtttcaaagataatttatttataagtatatagctttgttttcatcacaaaattttgtaaaattattactgatataaatttttaaataggaaatcttttctagaattttaaatataaatataagatcCGATGagtctaaaaaatatttttgacccAGTGTCGTTGAAGGCCATGTTTACGTTTTATACGGTAGTGTGTTTACTTTCGAAATAGAAGAATATTTATAATGATGGAAAAGAGTTAGTACCATGAAATCGTGACATTCAAGCAactttaaacataaataaataacaagtaTACGTACCTGCACTTTTGGGAAGCCAGCTTTTTCGAGAGCAGCATAAGAAGCATCGACCATAGCATCGAACATGTTATCGTAATGAAGCTTAGTTTTGGGGTCGTATATGCCTTTGGTATGCTCGAAGATGGCGTAGTTAAGGTCAATTTCCTTTGAATCAGATTTATAAGCTAGAAAAGGGTAAGCGTTAATGTAGAACGGCGACCCAATTTGCCAGAAAAATGTTAACAACGGCTTCATAAACGGCGCCACATCGTCCCTGAACGTGCATGATGACGGTGGATACGAGTTCTGAAACACCGCTTCCGAGTGTGGACTCGACACCTATAAACAAAGTGTTGATAAATGAAAGTAAGTCACATTGGTCGTTAGAAAACaattatgttttagaaaaaaaattatttcatagacatattttacattttaggaTATTATTTAATGGtaatgtaaacttcaaaaaaaatatgtttttatattggttaaaattatgaaaagaatcaattacaaaagaaaatacattaataatcaaaatttaatatgttttttttaataatatgtttttttaatatgtgtaaaattttcatatttttgaaacagaGTGAGAAAAGTATAATGCTAAATTCATTATTgtcaattgattttaaattggAAAAAATCATGATCTTAAATTTAACACAAAGtttaagaataattattttctttggtCTATCTATTTATGATAACAATGTGTGTTGGCTTAATGTACCTCGACCATATTGTGAAGTCCGAGACGGCGAAGAGCGTAGTAAACGTTCTTGGCCGCAGGTAAAAGAACTTCCCAAAGCTCGATAGTGGTGCCACCTAAAATCTCGTTTCCCACGGCTATACCGCTAATTCTAGTACCACCTCGTATGAAAGGCTCGACGTTTTCTTTAACCCAAGTCATGGCTCGGTCTTCCGCAACGCTAATGTCCTTGAGAAACTCATTGCCTAGGCCAACGATGATCTCTATCCCGGTGTTACGGAAGGCCGTGAGGACGGAGTGATCAGCGTCGTAGATACGTATGTTTCTGATCTTTGCTGATTTAAGGAGAGTTGCTACTGATTCAGGAGATGGGAGGTTGTCGGCTATGCGACCGTAGTTTACACCGTATGTTCCAATGAATGCCACGGCCGTTTGTGAAGCGAAGAGGAAGAGAAGCGAGAGAAAGAAAGTAGAGCGAACCATACATGAATATTTCATCTCCGAGGAATGCATTTGAGACTTGCTTCAAatgattatgttttataaacaGAGCAGgttcatttgttttttcttgtggTCCTAAAATGGGAACAAGAAAGAGTTTATAGTGTTATGTTATGTTATTCCCTTAATAGTAAGATTCTAAACCTTTGTCACCGAGACCATGCAAAGGGAAGGAATCAAGAGAAGTTGTTTAGAAGGCAAAATGAAAAGATTCTAGCTGAAATTAAATCTAAAGACATAAGAAAACTAGCATTGTGGGTCTTTCTTTTGCTTTAGATTCTTACTTTACCTTCAAAGcaaaacttttctttttcctttttgctCTCTGATTTAAATTTGGgaccaaaatcaaaatcactagaGAATATCAACCATTTTGCTTATCCAATTAATCTGAGTTATTTCCATAACTTGGTTTAtcaattaaaaatgtaaaaagaaaaagaaacaaaaggcTGCAGCAGTAGAAAGAGTTAACCCTCAACATAGAGAACATGCATAGTCATAATACTTAAGTCATTCAAATAGTACACAGTTTTAGCCTAATAACATCATCTTTAGCAGATTTAATCATTAATTAGATACAAAAAAAGAGCATGAAAGGAAAAAGGATACTCGAATAGATTAATAGAAACAAACTCATGCTCTAACAAAAGGAGAGCAGTGCAGGGTTACTCAGCAGCTTTCTCTTTCCCCTCAGCTTCTGCTGTCAGGCCATTTCCCTCGTGGCTTTTGGTCTCAGCTTCAGGCTCAGACTCAGGTGCGCCTTGGCCTGCATCTTCCTTCTTCTGCTCAGTGTTACCTTCAGCAGTCTTGATCTCTGCTTCAACTGATGTCTTTACGACCGAGCCAGTCTCCTCTTCTTTGTCTGTCTGAGACTCCACTCTCTCCTTACTACTCTCTCCAACTAGATCCGGTGTTTGCTCCTTCATCGACTCACCAACAGCTTCTTGAACAGGAGTCTTCTCTGCAACCATGTCGTCTTTTGTTTCACCAGAGCCATCCTTAACAGTTACACTCTCCTCCGTTCCCTTAAGAGGAGACATCTCAGTATCCTCTGGTTTctcaccttcttcttctgcaTCTTTCTTTGATCCTGAAGATTTAGTTCTACCTCGCTTCTTAGGCGGCTCTTTATCTGGAGAGGGAGTTGACTTAGTCTTCTTATCACTGATCCTTGCAGATCTCCTAGGCGTCCCACTGGTGGTCCAATCAAACTCAGTGATTGAAGGGTTTCCAGGGTGAGATTTGAGGTACTGGTCCAGCTGCTTCCTGTTACTGATCTCTTCACCCGTTGGAGCAACAAACACAATCTCTGTTTTCTTCACTGATCCCACTTTGTTTGgaaaaaactacaaaaaaaaaaaaacaagatacaAAAGAAGCAACTTTTGACATAAATACATACAAAAAAACTGGAATTTGAGCTACAAATAAGCGATACTAATCAAGATAACATTtcaaaatgtgtttttttttcttcttcttccaagtTTATACCTTTTGAATAATCCAATCAATGCTACAGACAACTACCTTCTCTAGGTCTTTAAAGGGTAACaattgtagaaaaaaaaagacaaagttACTTCTTTTCTTTAAGTAGATGATTTGGTAAAATTGCATGTTCACATTATACAGTAAAGTCTAGGTCTCAAATGATCAGAGAGGAAACAAACCAGTTTTTTCCATGAAGAAGGTGCTGGTAGCTCCACAGATACACTTTCCTCTTCTGTACCCATTTTGTTTTGCAATccctaaaacacacaaaaagaaaaattcacaaaaaatgccacaaacaaattaacaatttaaaaacaGACAACCTAGGAGGAGGGTTTGATTGtcggaaaaagaaaaaagagttaCCACGGAGAAGACAGACAGACGGTTGGAAAAATTAGGGATTTGTTGTGTGTTTGGTGGTTAGTTGGGTGTGTTGTATAAACACATAGCTTTAGGACTTGTCGGAACCGAAGAAAGGAGCATGGATGATAAAGTCACTTTGGTAACACACATTTCAAAACTAACAGCCCAATGATATTTTACCACgtctttcatttttttgatgTATGGCGACGACACGTTATAAAGCCTTTAATGAGAAGGGTGCTAATTAAAGGGCACGTCGTCGACTCGGGATGTTCTCGCATTAAATGCGTATTTTTGGGGTAAACAATCACTTGGTCGTCATGAAATGCACGTGCCCTAATATACTCAACGACCTTCTTCTCTGCATCCGCTTTTGAAATATTATCGATTTGGAGTCCGGAAAAAATTTGAAGTCCACACTTTCAGGCCCAACGATATCATCTTTATGGCCCATTAATCTATCTTACTAACCATTTTATCTTAAGCTGGAATTCAAGTGGAAGCAAAAGCTTAACCGGTTCGGTTATTAAAAACATTGCTCATGCTCATAAGAGGAAGTGAGGAACTATAGAAGTCAGAGTATTTGGAACAACTGATTGCTGGAAAATGATCTGGTGATAAAACTTTTATCATCATGTTGGAAACTTAAAGGGATGATAAACTATATATTAGATTAATACTATAGCATTAACAAAGATAACAACCAGAGAATCATCTTGTGTATTATTGTATCCTACTATCATCTAAATAACTGGTCTACAAGAAAGATGCTTACTTGGGGAGAATGACCTCTCGAACATTGACATATATGCACAAAGCGTAGAGTATTGATGACGAGGATTCACCAGAGAGTTACTGGGAAGATTATTTGAAACGTGAACCCTTCTTCCCTTTTCCTCCTTTACCCCTCCCATCGGTCACAGTAACCCAGAAGAAGAGAGACATCCAAAACAGCACTGCGAGGAAGATCTTTACACGGTCTTGAACCCTTGTCACAGCTCCCACAAGACCTAATccaaaagcaaaaacaaatcCAAATATCAATTATAAGGTTTTCATTTCATTTGGTGTAGTAAGTTGAGTGTAGTGTTTGTTAATTAATCACACCACAAAGCTAATTAACATAACAACATAAAGAAGAATATCTATACTACAAGATGTAAACTTAAGTTCCATGGATTCAGACACAGCCAATACCAAGTACCAATCACAAAGAATCTTATAGTTTAACGACATATGCATCTAACTGAATCTTCCGACCAAAGACACCTGATTAACTGAGAAATAGATACAAATAAAGTACAAAATTAATTCGGAGGCAGCAGATAAATGGGAAACAGGAATTGAACCTTCGAGCTGAGTGGTGTTCTCAGGCGGAGGCGGATCAGGACCAGCGACGGCGATGCGGCGTAGGCGGCGAGGAGTCACGAGTAAGGAGATACTTCGACGGCGAAAGTGAAGCCGCGGAAGAATGGAGTGGTGGAGGAGGTAGAGGTTAGAGGAGCGTGTGGTGGTCGTGTTGAACAAAGCCGTCGCCATGTTTTCCTCCCCCGACTAATTTGGAcccctttttctctttttattattttcttcctTCCAAAAAAATGCATACGTGTACAgcttttctaaataaaaattaattagatcattagtgcaaaaaaaaatgtaattaggATACTAATCAGAATATTAATCAGATCTTAATCAGATCTTGGTTTGGAGTCTCCCACTTGTAAGAAAAATAGCAAATATAACTaggaatattttaaaatttacaactaaaaattatttggatTTTAGAAAGTGTTgctcaaaaaaacattttttttacaaagtttGGTTTTATAGATTGTTTGACCTCTAGCTTTCAACTTCCAAATGTGTGTAAACTAGCATGTTCTtgttgtttagaaaaaaaaaactagcatgttgtgttttagttttagttttggtCTTTGGCTTAGGAAAGAATTAGCATAGTCTTGGTAAGTTGGTATGTTCAATACATATAACAGTCATGTTTGGGATATAAATCTCATTGTGATTTTAATCAATATAAGTTCTATAATTAGCCAAACAAATGCAAGTTTACTACAATCAATATCAATTCTATGGTTTTTACATCGTCACTTTGATTTTATAACAAACAACTAGAAAAAGCAGAGAAGAAGAAGTCCACATATTACTACAGCACTACAGCTACTAGTATGAACAAAAGAAGCCACCTACTATAATTTTCAAACCTAAATATATTGACTTTGTTTGGTCTAAGAAGAAAAGTCAATAAGAACATTGAGTTCTGTGAGATCGGTCTCTGAGAATCCCATTGTACAGAGCCATCCGGTTCGCTGGCATCGTGGATATTCCACAAACCGAACCGGTTTTCCCCGGTTGAGTCACTGACTCATGTACTATTCTCCGACTCAACTCCCTCCTCTGCCGGTACTCTTTCCCGTTCCCTTTCGTATCTTTCACATTCTCCGCGAACctaactttcttcttcttactccTATGTTTCTTCATTGCCTCTGCATCACAAGAACCAAAGAAAACCTTATTTTCTTCAAATGAAACTTCCGAGCCATTGAGAAAAAGAACGTACCTGAAGAAGATAGACAAGAACGGaggagtggtggtggtggagtcTGATCACGAACCTGCGAGGTTTGATTCCCATAGAACTGACGAGCCGTGGCGAGAAACAGAGCAGTGCTTGAGAAAACCATGGCGGTGGCGATCGCCACGGTGCCATTAGAACAACCCAACATATAAGACATGTGCATGACGTTTCTTTAACCAACGGACTTGAAGGTACCCAGAGAAAATAGAATGTGAACTGAGCTGATCGATGATTGGTTGTTGAGACTTGGGAGAGACGTGTGTCTGTGTTTCTTGCAGAGACTTGTAACTTAACAACTGttgaaattattatatggtAGGACTCT
The Brassica napus cultivar Da-Ae chromosome A1, Da-Ae, whole genome shotgun sequence DNA segment above includes these coding regions:
- the LOC106349676 gene encoding glucan endo-1,3-beta-glucosidase 14, which encodes MGTEEESVSVELPAPSSWKKLFFPNKVGSVKKTEIVFVAPTGEEISNRKQLDQYLKSHPGNPSITEFDWTTSGTPRRSARISDKKTKSTPSPDKEPPKKRGRTKSSGSKKDAEEEGEKPEDTEMSPLKGTEESVTVKDGSGETKDDMVAEKTPVQEAVGESMKEQTPDLVGESSKERVESQTDKEEETGSVVASQTAVAFIGTYGVNYGRIADNLPSPESVATLLKSAKIRNIRIYDADHSVLTAFRNTGIEIIVGLGNEFLKDISVAEDRAMTWVKENVEPFIRGGTRISGIAVGNEILGGTTIELWEVLLPAAKNVYYALRRLGLHNMVEVSSPHSEAVFQNSYPPSSCTFRDDVAPFMKPLLTFFWQIGSPFYINAYPFLAYKSDSKEIDLNYAIFEHTKGIYDPKTKLHYDNMFDAMVDASYAALEKAGFPKVQVIVSETGWASKGDPDEAGASVKNARTYNRNLKKRLKKRKGTPYRPNMAVKAYVFALFNENLKPGPTSERNFGLFKPDGSIAYDIGFKGLKDSSATRCGFGTSLNALVSACVVMFLLLHRFV
- the LOC106380803 gene encoding uncharacterized protein LOC106380803 encodes the protein MATALFNTTTTRSSNLYLLHHSILPRLHFRRRSISLLVTPRRLRRIAVAGPDPPPPENTTQLEGLVGAVTRVQDRVKIFLAVLFWMSLFFWVTVTDGRGKGGKGKKGSRFK
- the LOC106380793 gene encoding uncharacterized protein LOC106380793 is translated as MHMSYMLGCSNGTVAIATAMVFSSTALFLATARQFYGNQTSQVRDQTPPPPLLRSCLSSSEAMKKHRSKKKKVRFAENVKDTKGNGKEYRQRRELSRRIVHESVTQPGKTGSVCGISTMPANRMALYNGILRDRSHRTQCSY